AAATATTATTCAGAGTATAATTTGGGAAGATTGCCCCGATACGCTCAACGTAGAGCCCTCCTTGGTTTAGTGGCCCTCGGACGATATCTTGCGTTTCTTCTCCATCGATATTCCCTGTCAGTTTCCAGGAATCGAAGTCCCCACTACCAAGGAGTTCGTATCCACGGATTCCACGGGGAGCCTACAATACTTTAGCACCTATCCCGATAAAAGGACAACGCATATAAACTTACTTTTGACTTTCCCTCCCAGTTCTCCTCATCTATACCAGTGTTATCCAACACAACAGTAACGATATTATCGTTTCCTACCACGCCAGTGGGGAACGTGTAATTTGTTTCAATAATATCATTGCTCGACTGTCCAGAACCGAGGAATACCCCATTGAGAAAAGCGCTGTAGCCAAAGTATGATCCTCTACAAGATATATCGTCAGTCGACGCCTCACAGAATATACCTGGTGCTCACCCTTGAACAATGAGCTTGACTCCCGTCGCTTGGCTCGAAAATCGGCCACGGTAAATAGTGTTCCCTAAAAATTCAATCAACTCATGATCTCCATAAACAGAGAATATAAGaaccttgatgatatccgTACTCATCGGCATATAGCACAACCTTCCCGCCCAGCGGCTGGAACCTTGCCGGACGAGCGGTGGTGGTTTTGTTTGCGAGTATCCACTGAGAATCGTCGAACCCAAGCTCAACTTCGGGAAGTGAGTCGGTGCATTTCCATTCAAGCGATTTCAAGTCTGGAAGCTTGGGCTTCAGGTCGGGAGTATCGAGGGTCGATTTGAGCGTCCCAGAGGGCGCCTTGGAAAACTTGACACTCTTCCCGTTCCAAGTGATAGTCTTCACACTCGAAGGGGTAAGTACTTCAAGCTCCGTTGCCGAATTGCTTACGAGATCTCCAACCAGTGCCAATGTAGATCCCGTGAGTGTTGCACTTCGAACAAGGTACGGTCCAAATACCAACACGCTCCCAGTTCGAGGACTCAGATCATATATCCCATTCCCAGTCGTCCCAGTCGTGCGGGGCTGCCAAATCCTCGGGGCCAGCCATTTTTTATCCGCCAACCACACAGACGTTTTTCCGATCGATACTCGAACAAGACCAGACGAGGGTGGTTTGCCCGAAATGGTGACTGCATTATCAGACAATGTCGCAGTGATGGATGAGCCCGGACCAGATATTGTGGGTTTAGTGCGAGATGTGGTTGGAATGACAGTCTTGGTGGTCTGGTTTGAAGCGAAAAGGACGATATGATCCTGTCCGTCCAATGTGAGCCAAGTCGCCACCTGCATTCTGAATCAGTTTAATTTAATTTTACTAGAGGGTTCACCAAACCTCGGCTGTACTATAGCTCATTAAGCTCCCGCCAAAAGGATACTCGGTAACAAAAATCTTGCTATCCCTCCCGTCGAGCGCTAGCCCGGGGAGAGTAACAGCTCCGCTCTTGGTCTTTACGTCCAATGTAAACTCCTCCCTCGCAGTGTTCGCATTCGTAGTCTGCCTAGCCACATATAAATGTTGTCCCTCGGCAGTAGCAAGATGGGTAACGAATATCTTGGGGTTGGAGACGAGTTCACTTCCTGTGCTTACGCGGCCGGCAACGTGATAATGCGGCGTTGCGTGGAGGAAGAGACCGTGTAGTTTGATTTCATGGAATTTTGGAGTTAGAGTTCGATCTTCAGAGATGGCCTGATTGAGAGCGCCGTCAGATTTTATATGAGAAGTCAGAATTATCACAAACTTACTGCACCCCAATCATAACTAGCAGTTACATTCAACTTCATCAAGACTGTATAACGGGCAGTGTCTTTGACTCACGACGTATAGACTACAGGAGCCGCCAGATTTCCCCAGTTTGTTCCTCCATATCTGATCAGGTTGTCAGCACCAACTTTCACTCAGTCTGACAAAAGGGCTCACATCATGTAAAGAGACTGCAAAGATATGCCAGCCGCATAGTTGTTCTTGTAGATCACACTCGCAAACTAAATCGATTTGAGTTAACTCCTCAAAGAATACTATGGAACGACACACCTGCTCGTTTAAAAGCTGGTAGCATTTCTCATATCCTGGCCCGTTCCTTGGTTTTCGCTTTGTCAGACAGGAAACTAAGTGAAATCGTGAATCATTACCAGGCATCCAACGCTCCGCCTTGATATTCTGTAATACCATATTAATGTACTAGCCAATGAAATGTTAAGTATTAAGCTCACCCGCCAAATACAACGGTTCTGCGGGGTTTAAGCGCTGGTGGTCTGCATCTAACGAGGCATCGAGTTCTTTCCATCTGTGTTTCATTTTCAATCAACCTGTCGTGAATAAATCCTAAAAAGGACCCACACTTCTGGATGAGAACAATCCCAGCCGAGGGGATACCCATCTCTCGCATACAAATCTACCTTTGCGGGACCAGTAGCGTATTCGCCCTGTGGCTTGTAGTCGTTGTGCGTTCTGTATACAACAAATGAATAAGGAGAGAAAAAGAAAGATAATTGGAGCATGGAACTTACGTAGGAACCTTGTCAAGTCCATTTGCGCGCATGGTTTCTTGGACCCATTTCATATGATCCGTATGTCCATACGACCACGGGTTCTGTCCTCCTCATCAGCAAGTTGCGAGAAGCCAGGAGGTGCAGAAATAGACATACCGTAACGCTATCTCCACCAAATTCATTTTCGCTCTGTACCAATATAATCGGCCCATCGGGGTACTGGTATGGAGCTGCGTCCTTGGAGATTTGTGTAATATAGGGCTTCCAAGCGGCCGTAAAGTCCGTCCCATTCGACCTGGATGCATCAGCGAGGTTAGACACCCAGCCAGGCATCCCGCCAGAAGTAGTCTCGGCATTGATGTACCTGCATTAATGTGTCATATTCACCTTGCAATGGTGCAAAGAATTGAGCTTACGGTCCGGGTCGAAGTATGACCAACACTCCAACGCTCTTTGCGACGTTCAGAAACTTGGTTAGGGACCGATACCCATCAAAGTTCAAGACGCCACGTTTTCCTTCCGTGAGGCCCCAGTGCGTGTAGATGGATACTGTATTGAAACCTCCGGCCTTTACATATAGCTAATGAGCACAGACGTTACGGAATGGCGTCATCGTATTACCTTTATTTTTTCCAAAATATCTCTCCAGAGCGGGATGGAAGGGAGCCTCCATGGATGGAATTCTCCGCTGGTGCGACCTCGAAGTTTAGAGCAATGAATTCGATACGGGGGAGAAGACGTACCTAAATACCATGATTCGTTTTCCATCGAGCATCAAAGAATACTGGTCAAATGTGACAGCAGCGGACGAATTCCCTTTATAAAATCCTAATGAGCCGGGAGACGCGACATATCTGCGTCAAACAAGGACATCAGTTGGTTCAGGACATAATATCAAATCATTCATTAGTGGATGGATTGAGATAATCGGTATGAGAAATTCAACAAGATATATTACCTAAAAGAACTTACTTTGACGATTGATCGACGAGCGTCTGGCCCGCTACTAATCCAAGGAGAGCGAGCACCTGAGTAGGGGACTTCATGTCGACGAAACCAATCCTCGATTTTCATCTTTGTTTCTCATACCATTATATACCCTCATTGCCCTATATCCAGACTGCTTCCAGATGCCGCGTGAGACCTCCGAACGAAGATATATAGCACGGCCCGTCGGACGGCTCGAGGCATGTTGCTCCGTTTAGGTTGGGATGTGGAATCGAGCGCGCTGGCTTGACAAGACCATGCGCGCGCAAGGCATCTAAGCACTTGTATTTTGAGACTCTAGCCTGATAGTGCTCCTACATAAATCGGTATCAATCTcgacatttggctgagtacTCTTTGTAGCGCGGAAACTATAAATGTATAAACACAATTGTGGTAGGATAGTGGTTCGGACGATCTACCTAAAGTGGATCTACCCACTCGACCTTAGCGCTGGGCGCAAGGCTTCATTTTCCCTGACTGATCCTCGGTTGTTAAATTTGGATTGCTGCCAAGCATTATTTTTGTTGTTCGTGGTCTCTTTTTGTATATGATGAGAACTTTGTAATGCTCGCGGAGTGTTGTCGGAATAAACGAATTCGAATCACATCAATCAATAAGAACGAAGTGGAAGATATAATTATGGATTAGGGCGACAGTCTATATGCGAAGGATAGTACTGCATCTACATATGAAATAACTTACAGGATGGATTATGGTGCAAAAGTGAAcgaaaaaatagtaaaaaaaaaaaagaaacaacAGGGGACAGTATGAAAGAGTGTACGAAAACAAACGAGCGAGAGGGAATTAATAGGTCTCTACTAGTACAACACACCATCTGACTTCAAGTCATCCCTCACGCTCCTCATCCAGGTCTCGACGGCCTTGGCGTTCTTGACGATAATCTCTCGGCACTCTTCGCACTCGGCGACTTCCAGTACACTGGCAAGACCAAACAATTCTGGAGTTTCCGCGCTCGCGCTCAGTGCCTTGTACAAGTTCTGCGCCCAAGCATTAATCCAGTTGAATACCGTATCGGGGCAGGAAAAGCAGACGAGTGGCGTCGAAGGATCGGAAAGCGGACTTGAAAGGAGACGGGTTGCCAACTTTGTCTGTCTTGCTACGAGCCACGCCAATACCTTGATCCCGCTTTCGCTGGCTTGGAGTCTCTCCAGAGTACCGTCGTCGGTTAAATCAACCTGGCCAACAAGTTTCCGGCTCGCCGTGTTCATTTCATTTATGAAACCCCACTGTTGAGCGACTAGGAATGCACTCCATGGATCCTTCTCTACGTATACCCAACTTCCCGGGTCGGATAGTAGCCCTCGAAGGATTTTAGCGGAGAGCACCAGTCCATACTTCCTTGCGACGGTCAAAGCATAGTCTAATCCCGAAAACGTTGAGATGGCAGGGAGGTCCCGTGAATATACGAGGCTTAGAAAGCAGCAGAAGGAAGCTGAATCATCGGCAATGTCGTAGAACTTGGGTCCATATGCCGGTCCCCTTGGAGTAAGGAAACCAACGAACATCGGAGAAGCGCATGCAAGAATTGGAAAGTGGACTTGGTACACTCCGAGGTCCGAGGTGCAGATGTAGGTATCTTGGGTAGCAGTGGGAGAAGGAATGGAGGAAGGAGGGAGCGCAAGTGCAAGAGCAAAGTCATCTGTGCTTTGTTTAGAAACAAGTGTGTTGAAGGCGACTTGAAGCTTCATACCTGGAGACGTACCGGTCATCGTGGTTGTGGGAAGAACCATATTGATGAACACCATTGCAAATTCAGGGAGAAGGGTTCTTTGCGAATCGTTTGAAAGCGCTCCTGACGGTGGTGTCAACGTTTGGGCTGGCTTTGCCTTGTAGGTTTCAGAAAAGTGTTCTATGCCACTGACTAAGACGTTCTGGCTTTCGGCTCTGAGCTACCAAATACAATTGGTTTCAAAGTTTCGCACTCCAGTCGCCACAATGCCTAAAATATTATTGAAATGAAATCTTGATCCCGGAGCGGAGGCCCTGCGGTGTTCAAATGACCACAACGCTAGTCTGGCTGAGTTATAGGTAGTATCACCTCATTTATATGGCATTGATTGTCATCTGAGATATTTATTGCCCCGTAAACGTGTGTTACTGAAAAAGTAAACACACACCAAGGGATATGAAGAGAAACAGTAGCTATAGACAATCAAATACACGCATCAGCCATGATCATTGTACAATCCTTGCACGATTTATTGGGAACACGGATCCTCGCAATTTATTTCAAACAAGAGCAGTTTCACGGTAATCACGGTAAAGGCAAGGTGCTGGCTTCTTTGTGCTCTTACGGCCTCTTCCCTCAGGAAAGTCTGTTGAGGGCTTGACTCGCCTCTCATATTCAAAAAACTAGATTGCCTCAGTACTTTGGTCTCCTATAAAGATTGGCCACTTGAGACTCACAATCACCCTTATAAATCTTCTGAGGCCCCTGCCTGCAGTGGGGAACGATGCTAGAAAGGTAGCTAACATCGGCTTCATTGCTTCCTTATAATAATGCGAGACAAATGTTCTATTTGGGAGCCGTTTTCGCGAAATCTTGGCCATGATCACCTTTTCGTGACTTCTTGTAGCAACCACAGCATCTAAGAACTGAGAACATAACAGTTGGTTCAAGCTAGAACATTTTCACTGAAGCCTTACCCCATCTTTAATTAATGCGAATTCAGGGCGGTTTACATTCGTATCATAGATCCGCTGCAGATAAACCCCAAATATTTCCTGACGACGTTTCCATTTTCTATAAAATAAGCGGGAGCCCGGTTGTGTAGTCTCCTTTGTGTTTGGTTGAGAGTCTTCTGGCAAAGACGCAACCAGTGCGTTCAACATGGAGCTGGGAAAATTTTCTAAGGCGGACATAAGAAAGTGGGTGAAGCGGTTTTACAATCCTACACTGCCTTATATTTAGGGGTAAGGATAAGAGGCTTGGGCCATGCCGAAAATGTGGCGTACATAGCTATAGGCCACATATAAAGGATCCTATACCTAGACCACAGCAATAAGACCACTGCATAATGGTCAAAAATACGTTTCAAATTCCTATTGTCCAC
The nucleotide sequence above comes from Rhizoctonia solani chromosome 3, complete sequence. Encoded proteins:
- a CDS encoding glycoside hydrolase family 35 protein; the protein is MSAFDNFSASMSDALLALPQPSNTRVPRPLLARRSWRYQRETFGDYLQWIYNENSDKPAFAPVKDKFKETLDTILEYESSISDILADNQSPKDDCIARQYHQATKPLMSAFLAQLPKAHYNFKRFMATILRAESQNVLVSGIEHFSETYKAKPAQTLTPPSGALSNDSQRTLLPEFAMVFINMVLPTTTMTGTSPGMKLQVAFNTLVSKQSTDDFALALALPPSSIPSPTATQDTYICTSDLGVYQVHFPILACASPMFVGFLTPRGPAYGPKFYDIADDSASFCCFLSLVYSRDLPAISTFSGLDYALTVARKYGLVLSAKILRGLLSDPGSWVYVEKDPWSAFLVAQQWGFINEMNTASRKLVGQVDLTDDGTLERLQASESGIKVLAWLVARQTKLATRLLSSPLSDPSTPLVCFSCPDTVFNWINAWAQNLYKALSASAETPELFGLASVLEVAECEECREIIVKNAKAVETWMRSVRDDLKSDVAGQTLVDQSSKYVASPGSLGFYKGNSSAAVTFDQYSLMLDGKRIMVFSGEFHPWRLPSIPLWRDILEKIKAGGFNTVSIYTHWGLTEGKRGVLNFDGYRSLTKFLNVAKSVGVLVILRPGPYINAETTSGGMPGWVSNLADASRSNGTDFTAAWKPYITQISKDAAPYQYPDGPIILVQSENEFGGDSVTNPWSYGHTDHMKWVQETMRANGLDKVPTTHNDYKPQGEYATGPAKVDLYARDGYPLGWDCSHPEVWKELDASLDADHQRLNPAEPLYLAEYQGGALDAWNGPGYEKCYQLLNEQFASVIYKNNYAAGISLQSLYMIYGGTNWGNLAAPVVYTSYDWGAAISEDRTLTPKFHEIKLHGLFLHATPHYHVAGRVSTGSELVSNPKIFVTHLATAEGQHLYVARQTTNANTAREEFTLDVKTKSGAVTLPGLALDGRDSKIFVTEYPFGGSLMSYSTAEVATWLTLDGQDHIVLFASNQTTKTVIPTTSRTKPTISGPGSSITATLSDNAVTISGKPPSSGLVRVSIGKTSVWLADKKWLAPRIWQPRTTGTTGNGIYDLSPRTGSVLVFGPYLVRSATLTGSTLALVGDLVSNSATELEVLTPSSVKTITWNGKSVKFSKAPSGTLKSTLDTPDLKPKLPDLKSLEWKCTDSLPEVELGFDDSQWILANKTTTARPARFQPLGGKVVLYADEYGYHQGNTIYRGRFSSQATGVKLIVQGGSYFGYSAFLNGVFLGSGQSSNDIIETNYTFPTGVVGNDNIVTVVLDNTGIDEENWEGKSKAPRGIRGYELLGSGDFDSWKLTGNIDGEETQDIVRGPLNQGGLYVERIGAIFPNYTLNNIWNSSASCTPFKGINQAGIVAYKTKFLLNITETTDLTISFKFTRTQASNYRSMLYINGFTSNYGPQTVFPIPEGILNHRGENDVLLTVWSLDAEGAKVAALELTSSITLDSGKEIVTGVTA